One Acidobacteriaceae bacterium genomic region harbors:
- a CDS encoding VWA domain-containing protein, with protein MVFGRQSIGAVVLAVALAGAAPAGGGQQTSQQNTSQTAQQNMPNAPTPGIPNAPAPQTLPQLNTITPPAPMAPEPPAAQTNPDAADNGGITPTNKLPSTAAPSPGQQEQAPMIPAAGQAAQAAYTLGVVHVDFVQIPFTVKDSKNQFVPDLSWRDVRVYENNVRQHIQYWSPDPFPLSVAFVIDQSVSQDTMDKINASLSALQGAFAPYDEVAVYTYNNGVKEQTTFTAAQSNRLGVALERSKSAGRQSAGFIDGPLSQTTIKNNQPVDPNTQPIRNQSSIYQTPEKEFHPLFDAMFTAAQSLAKVDIKRRRVLYVISDGKEYGSTVKEKELIRYLQTNNISVYATIVGNSALPGMGFLDRIHLPMTMRDDALPRIATVTGGQCDPEWRPRGIENSFADITKTVRTLYTVGYYTHENPLDGRFRHVEVRVMRPNLTVISPDGYYPRPRNVHQAQPVAGTDQTPHSDNQPVTPASPPATQP; from the coding sequence ATGGTGTTTGGACGACAGAGTATCGGGGCGGTTGTGCTGGCGGTGGCGCTGGCTGGGGCAGCCCCCGCGGGCGGCGGGCAGCAGACGTCGCAGCAGAACACCAGCCAGACAGCTCAGCAGAATATGCCGAATGCGCCGACGCCGGGGATTCCAAATGCGCCCGCGCCGCAGACGCTGCCGCAACTGAACACGATTACGCCGCCGGCGCCGATGGCTCCGGAGCCGCCTGCCGCGCAGACCAACCCGGACGCAGCCGATAACGGTGGAATCACGCCGACGAACAAGCTGCCGTCCACTGCGGCGCCTTCGCCGGGCCAGCAGGAGCAGGCGCCAATGATTCCCGCGGCCGGCCAGGCAGCGCAGGCGGCGTACACGCTTGGTGTGGTTCACGTCGATTTCGTGCAGATTCCGTTCACAGTGAAAGATTCGAAGAACCAGTTCGTCCCGGACCTGAGCTGGCGTGACGTGCGCGTGTATGAGAACAATGTTCGTCAGCACATCCAGTACTGGAGTCCCGACCCATTCCCGCTGTCGGTGGCATTCGTCATCGACCAGAGCGTGTCGCAGGACACGATGGACAAGATCAATGCCTCGCTGAGCGCGCTGCAAGGGGCGTTTGCGCCGTATGACGAGGTGGCTGTCTATACCTACAACAACGGCGTGAAGGAGCAGACGACCTTCACGGCCGCGCAGAGCAACCGGCTGGGCGTGGCGCTGGAGCGCTCCAAGAGCGCGGGACGTCAGTCGGCCGGCTTCATTGACGGGCCGTTGTCGCAGACGACGATTAAGAACAATCAGCCCGTTGATCCGAACACGCAGCCCATCCGCAACCAGAGCAGCATCTACCAGACGCCGGAGAAGGAGTTTCATCCGCTGTTCGACGCCATGTTCACAGCGGCGCAGTCGCTCGCGAAAGTAGACATTAAGCGGCGGCGGGTGCTGTACGTGATCTCCGATGGCAAAGAGTACGGCTCGACGGTGAAGGAGAAGGAGCTGATCCGGTATCTCCAGACGAACAATATCTCGGTGTACGCCACGATCGTCGGCAACTCCGCGCTGCCCGGGATGGGCTTCCTGGATCGCATCCATCTGCCGATGACGATGCGTGATGATGCGCTTCCACGCATCGCTACAGTTACGGGTGGCCAATGCGATCCGGAGTGGCGGCCGCGCGGCATCGAGAACAGCTTTGCGGACATCACGAAGACTGTGCGCACGCTGTACACGGTGGGTTACTACACGCATGAGAACCCGCTGGATGGCCGATTCCGCCATGTCGAGGTTCGCGTGATGCGGCCGAACCTCACGGTGATTTCGCCGGATGGCTATTATCCAAGGCCGCGCAACGTGCACCAGGCGCAGCCGGTCGCGGGAACAGACCAGACCCCGCACTCTGATAACCAGCCGGTGACGCCGGCCAGCCCACCCGCCACGCAGCCGTGA
- a CDS encoding EamA family transporter — protein sequence MTAVVAMAPALSANILLALAAAASWGGGDFSGGMGVKAAGGSTAGALRVVLIAHASSLAVLLIVLGVQRAPFPHGAPLAWGIAAGVTAGISLTAFYIALARGAMGGSAALSGLLAAAIPAAVSSVLEGVPAPLRIVGFVLALAAIWLIAAGPSPESDHAVDGSAPSESSRTTLVLALIGGIGFGIYFVALRLANPLGVLEPMAVARSASLVTCALLLVLVSVRSNRAAVREAPAKLSRMVVVWALGVALLDTGGNLLFIAATRSGRLDIAAVLASLYPAGTILLAAWHLHERPTRRQLTGMAIAAAAVVMITI from the coding sequence GTGACCGCTGTGGTCGCGATGGCGCCGGCGCTGTCGGCCAACATCCTGCTTGCACTCGCCGCCGCCGCCTCATGGGGCGGCGGTGATTTCTCCGGCGGCATGGGCGTGAAGGCCGCGGGCGGCTCGACCGCCGGGGCGCTGCGTGTGGTGCTGATTGCGCATGCGTCGAGCCTCGCTGTACTCCTGATCGTCCTTGGCGTGCAGCGCGCGCCGTTTCCGCATGGAGCCCCGCTGGCGTGGGGCATTGCCGCGGGCGTGACTGCGGGGATCTCGCTCACGGCGTTCTACATTGCGCTGGCGCGCGGGGCGATGGGCGGATCGGCGGCGCTCAGCGGTTTGCTGGCGGCGGCGATTCCGGCGGCCGTCTCGAGTGTGCTGGAAGGTGTGCCGGCGCCGCTGCGGATTGTCGGATTTGTCCTGGCCCTGGCTGCGATCTGGCTGATTGCGGCGGGACCTTCACCGGAGTCTGACCACGCGGTGGATGGCTCGGCGCCCAGTGAGAGTTCGCGCACGACGCTGGTGCTGGCGCTGATCGGCGGAATTGGGTTCGGGATTTACTTCGTGGCGCTGCGGCTGGCGAACCCGCTCGGCGTGCTGGAGCCGATGGCGGTCGCGCGATCGGCGAGCCTCGTCACGTGTGCGCTGCTGCTGGTTCTTGTGAGTGTTCGCTCAAATCGCGCTGCGGTTCGCGAAGCACCCGCGAAGCTGAGTCGCATGGTGGTGGTGTGGGCGCTCGGCGTGGCGCTACTCGACACCGGCGGCAACCTGCTGTTCATCGCAGCAACGCGCAGCGGGAGGCTCGATATTGCAGCGGTGCTCGCGTCGTTGTATCCCGCGGGGACGATCCTGCTCGCCGCGTGGCATCTGCATGAGCGGCCGACGCGTCGACAACTTACCGGGATGGCGATTGCTGCGGCGGCTGTGGTGATGATTACGATTTAG